From one Chloroflexota bacterium genomic stretch:
- a CDS encoding MarR family transcriptional regulator: MEDSQTKDKQFAEEVGIVFEQTGMPRMAGRILGWLLISDPPHQSPEELTKALMASKGSISTMTRLLIQIGLIERLSLPGVRHDYFRLRSDAWQHMVGRGLTEEIKMVRQLAEHGLELLGDKTPVTRKWLVEMRDVYTFLEHEFPTLLERWEKEHQKVTKQ, from the coding sequence ATGGAAGACAGTCAGACCAAAGATAAACAGTTTGCGGAAGAAGTTGGCATAGTTTTCGAGCAAACGGGTATGCCCCGGATGGCCGGCCGTATTCTGGGCTGGCTTCTCATCTCTGACCCCCCGCACCAATCACCCGAAGAGCTTACCAAAGCCTTAATGGCCAGCAAGGGTTCCATCAGCACCATGACCCGTCTCCTCATCCAGATCGGCCTTATCGAACGTCTCAGCTTGCCCGGTGTCAGGCATGATTACTTCCGTCTGCGCTCCGATGCCTGGCAGCATATGGTAGGTCGTGGACTTACTGAAGAAATTAAAATGGTCCGGCAGCTTGCCGAACACGGGCTTGAACTGCTTGGCGATAAGACCCCCGTGACGAGGAAATGGCTGGTGGAGATGCGCGATGTGTATACCTTTCTGGAGCACGAGTTCCCCACCCTGCTGGAAAGATGGGAGAAAGAACACCAGAAGGTAACCAAGCAGTAG
- a CDS encoding methyltransferase domain-containing protein, with translation MGRILDSDFRRFSQPPRTIVERSGITPGMTVMELGCGSGAYTTFMARTVGEQGKLYAVDIQPAMLRQLERKLDKAENQDIKNVELKEASAYELPFTDDFFDLAYMVTVLMEIPDKRRALREVKRVLKPGGILAVTEYFPDPDYPFRSTVIKLGRREGFMLDDTQGNFWNYTVRFKKPLSS, from the coding sequence ATCGGGAGGATCCTTGATAGCGATTTCCGGCGCTTTTCCCAACCGCCCAGAACCATCGTTGAGCGCAGCGGCATTACGCCGGGAATGACTGTCATGGAGCTTGGTTGTGGCAGCGGTGCCTATACCACCTTCATGGCCCGGACGGTCGGCGAGCAGGGGAAATTATACGCGGTTGATATCCAGCCGGCGATGCTAAGACAGCTTGAGCGCAAGCTGGACAAAGCGGAAAATCAGGATATCAAAAATGTCGAGTTGAAAGAGGCGAGTGCCTATGAACTGCCCTTCACCGACGATTTTTTTGACCTGGCGTATATGGTTACCGTGCTCATGGAGATTCCGGATAAAAGACGAGCACTGCGCGAGGTGAAAAGGGTGCTCAAGCCGGGCGGCATTCTGGCGGTCACCGAATATTTCCCCGACCCTGATTATCCTTTCCGTTCCACGGTAATCAAACTGGGCAGGCGGGAAGGGTTCATGCTCGATGACACTCAGGGAAACTTCTGGAACTACACGGTCAGGTTTAAGAAACCACTCTCTAGCTAG
- a CDS encoding MFS transporter — protein MLFEKYRDKVFYGWVVVATFCIAGTAIWGIRFSFGVFFKSLESEFALSRAATSAIFSVQMVLGGIFTILGGWALDRYGPRVVFLLMGIFTGLSLLLTGQTGALWQIFFTYSLLLAIGTSAIYVTVMSTVSRWFEKKRGLALGIASIGAGMGPLVVAPFATYLISAFDWRTAFTILGIIALAVVIPLSWLLRRDPQEIGALPDGAEFSASTALNQKTAVSADYLSPWQAFRTRSFWLVVVIFFLYAVTIFIIMTHLVPHVTDLGFSAVEAATVLSVAGGATLAGRVLLGVASDRLGKKTAAMLCTLMHAGGMLWLLWAQEMWMFYLYALVFGLAWGGMGPVMAVIIGETFGLGRMGAILGILDAGFNIGAAVGPIIGGVIFDLKQDYSLSFLLGVGLMLVTTVLIAFIRRETGRAVASK, from the coding sequence GTGTTATTTGAAAAATACCGGGACAAGGTTTTTTACGGCTGGGTGGTGGTTGCCACCTTTTGTATTGCCGGCACGGCTATCTGGGGGATTCGCTTTTCCTTTGGCGTGTTCTTTAAATCACTGGAGAGCGAGTTCGCATTGAGTCGGGCGGCTACGTCAGCCATCTTTTCCGTACAGATGGTACTGGGCGGCATATTTACCATTCTGGGTGGCTGGGCTCTGGACAGGTACGGCCCAAGAGTTGTTTTTCTTCTCATGGGCATTTTTACCGGCCTCAGCCTGCTGCTCACCGGACAGACCGGCGCCCTCTGGCAGATATTCTTTACCTACAGTCTGCTGCTGGCGATAGGAACCAGTGCCATCTATGTCACGGTGATGTCAACCGTCTCCCGCTGGTTTGAAAAGAAACGTGGCTTGGCTCTGGGCATTGCCAGCATAGGTGCTGGAATGGGCCCACTGGTGGTGGCTCCCTTTGCCACCTATCTGATTTCCGCCTTTGACTGGCGAACGGCGTTTACCATCCTTGGTATCATTGCACTGGCGGTGGTGATTCCATTATCCTGGCTTCTCAGGCGAGACCCTCAGGAGATTGGTGCACTACCCGATGGAGCAGAATTCTCGGCAAGTACGGCATTGAATCAGAAAACGGCAGTATCGGCGGATTATCTTTCCCCGTGGCAGGCGTTCCGAACCAGGAGCTTCTGGTTGGTGGTTGTCATCTTTTTCCTCTATGCCGTCACTATATTTATAATCATGACGCATCTGGTGCCCCATGTGACTGACCTCGGGTTCTCCGCGGTGGAGGCAGCTACTGTCCTCAGCGTGGCCGGTGGGGCAACGCTTGCCGGCAGGGTATTGCTGGGGGTGGCGTCAGACCGGCTGGGAAAGAAAACGGCGGCGATGCTCTGTACCCTAATGCACGCTGGGGGCATGCTGTGGCTGCTCTGGGCACAGGAGATGTGGATGTTCTATCTTTACGCGCTCGTTTTTGGCCTTGCCTGGGGAGGGATGGGACCGGTCATGGCAGTGATAATCGGGGAAACCTTTGGCCTCGGCCGAATGGGGGCCATTCTGGGAATACTCGATGCCGGTTTTAACATTGGGGCGGCGGTAGGCCCTATAATCGGCGGCGTCATTTTTGATCTGAAACAGGACTATTCCCTATCCTTTTTATTGGGAGTGGGGTTGATGCTGGTGACCACCGTGCTCATCGCATTTATCAGGCGGGAAACGGGCAGAGCCGTGGCCAGCAAATGA
- a CDS encoding NADH-quinone oxidoreductase subunit N: protein MALFIPEITLVAIAAIVILLDLFIEQKRWLAQVSISGLVIAGGVTIAMWGGSYPAIFSNMLAVDNFALFFKVLFLGVAFLVILSSTDYVSKFSRFQGEYYALVLLATLGMMLMAATTNLIAIYIALELTSISLYALVGFLKDKKSTEASLKYLLLGAIASAVLLYGMALVFGFTGKTQLGEIAQVLQTLPPMTLLASPGLLMGIVLLVAGFGFKIAAVPFQMWVPDVYEGAPTPITAYLSVASKAAGFAVILRIFFSAFGMPEWLSQNWGLIFAALAVLSMTIGNITAIPQANIKRMLGYSSIAQAGYLMVGLAAMGMASGGSILGQSGVLFFLTSYAFTNMGAFIAIIAISSKLDSDLIEGYSGMGKRAPLLALALTLCLISLIGMPPAAGFMAKFYIFSAAVNHGLLWLVIIAVINSVISAYYYLRVVKVMWLGEAASAEKVPSSGALRLALFLCCIGVLLLGIIPGFAMRLAQLAASMFVY, encoded by the coding sequence CTGGCCCTGTTCATACCGGAAATAACCCTGGTTGCTATCGCGGCCATCGTTATCCTGCTCGATTTATTCATTGAGCAGAAGCGGTGGCTGGCACAGGTCAGCATTTCCGGGCTTGTAATCGCGGGCGGCGTTACCATCGCCATGTGGGGGGGCAGCTACCCGGCCATCTTCAGCAACATGCTGGCCGTGGACAATTTTGCCCTTTTCTTCAAGGTGCTCTTTCTGGGTGTCGCCTTCCTGGTAATCCTCTCCTCGACCGACTACGTTAGCAAGTTCTCGCGCTTCCAGGGTGAATACTACGCACTGGTGCTCCTTGCCACGCTGGGCATGATGCTTATGGCCGCCACCACCAACCTGATTGCCATCTACATCGCCCTCGAGCTGACCAGCATCTCCCTCTACGCACTGGTCGGTTTCCTGAAAGACAAGAAATCAACCGAGGCGTCATTGAAGTATCTGCTGCTGGGAGCAATTGCCTCGGCGGTGCTGCTCTACGGCATGGCACTGGTCTTCGGCTTTACCGGCAAAACGCAGCTGGGAGAAATCGCTCAGGTTTTGCAGACACTGCCCCCGATGACGCTTTTAGCCAGCCCCGGATTGTTGATGGGCATCGTGCTGCTGGTTGCCGGGTTCGGTTTCAAAATCGCCGCCGTTCCCTTCCAGATGTGGGTGCCTGATGTTTACGAGGGAGCCCCGACTCCCATCACCGCCTACCTGTCCGTGGCCAGCAAGGCGGCTGGCTTCGCCGTTATCCTGCGGATTTTCTTCTCCGCCTTTGGCATGCCCGAGTGGTTGAGCCAGAACTGGGGGCTTATATTTGCCGCGCTGGCCGTGCTCAGCATGACCATCGGCAACATCACCGCCATACCACAGGCCAATATCAAGCGCATGCTCGGGTACTCCAGCATCGCCCAGGCCGGCTACCTTATGGTGGGGCTAGCGGCCATGGGGATGGCATCTGGTGGGAGTATCCTGGGGCAGAGCGGAGTCCTCTTTTTCCTTACCAGTTACGCTTTCACCAACATGGGCGCCTTCATCGCCATCATCGCCATCTCCAGCAAGCTGGACAGCGACCTCATCGAGGGATATTCAGGGATGGGGAAAAGGGCACCGCTGCTGGCGCTGGCATTGACACTCTGCTTAATCTCGCTCATCGGTATGCCGCCGGCAGCCGGTTTCATGGCCAAGTTTTATATCTTCAGCGCTGCGGTGAACCACGGCCTGCTCTGGCTGGTGATAATCGCCGTAATAAACAGCGTCATTTCCGCCTACTACTATCTGCGCGTGGTCAAGGTGATGTGGCTGGGTGAGGCAGCATCCGCAGAGAAAGTACCCTCCTCCGGAGCCCTGCGACTGGCACTGTTTCTGTGCTGCATCGGTGTCCTGCTGCTGGGCATCATCCCGGGCTTTGCGATGAGGCTGGCGCAGCTCGCGGCCTCCATGTTCGTTTATTAA
- the leuS gene encoding leucine--tRNA ligase, whose translation MIDRYNPQEIEAKWQQRWEKDKLYQVSDDDPRPKWYALTMYPYPSGDLHIGHWYAMAPSDVRARFKRMQGYNVLHPMGFDAFGLPAENAAIQRGIHPFTWTMQNIENMRRQLRNIGAIYDWSREVVTCLPEYYRWTEWFFLKLYEAGLAYRGKAPVNWCPKCQTVLANEQVLASGFCERCNTAVTRRDLEQWFFRITKYADELMNFDGIDWPERIQIMQRNWIGRSEGTEISFALDHPGVPEKEIRVFTTRPDTTFGVTFMVFAPEHPLVSVLTTPDKKAEVDAYIAKSRQLSEIERLSTEKEKDGVFIGSYCTNRLNGEKVPIWIADYVLLSYGTGAVMGVPAHDERDFLFARKYDIPIPVVIAPPGWQGEELEEAYIEEGTLVNSGQFDGIPSKQGIEAVSDFLEEKGWGKRTVSYRLRDWLISRQRYWGAPIPMVYCDKCGIVPVPEADLPVLLPEDAEFRPTGESPLKYHEQFVNTTCPRCGGPGKRETDTMDTFMCSSWYFLRYTSPDTNDAPFDDNKLKFWMPVDLYTGGAEHAVMHLLYSRFFIKALRDIGIVDFDEPFTRLFNQGIIIAEKQKMSKSLGNVITPDDYVAELGADAVRAYLMFLAPWEQGGEWNDSSISGISRWLNRIWQLALGGYQVSEKATPDSTEKAERELSRFTHQTIRRVTRDIEKFRFNIMLSALMEFTNCLTGIKEAGSVSTPVWEESIDTLLRLLAPTAPHLTEELWERTGRQYSIHNQLWPQWNEELAKDEEITLVVQVNGKLRDRIAVPASTTEVEARQIAAESMRVQPHLKGKEVVKEIYVHGLYNFVVK comes from the coding sequence ATGATAGACAGGTACAACCCTCAGGAAATCGAGGCGAAATGGCAGCAGCGCTGGGAAAAAGACAAACTCTACCAGGTCAGCGATGATGACCCGAGGCCGAAATGGTACGCGCTGACCATGTACCCCTACCCGTCCGGAGACCTTCACATCGGGCACTGGTATGCCATGGCGCCGTCGGACGTCCGCGCCCGCTTCAAGCGAATGCAGGGTTATAACGTTCTCCACCCGATGGGCTTTGATGCCTTCGGCCTTCCTGCCGAGAACGCCGCTATCCAGCGCGGTATTCACCCTTTCACCTGGACCATGCAGAACATTGAGAACATGCGCCGCCAGCTCCGGAACATCGGCGCTATCTACGACTGGAGCCGGGAAGTGGTCACCTGCCTTCCCGAGTACTACAGGTGGACGGAGTGGTTTTTCCTGAAGCTGTATGAAGCCGGCCTGGCCTATCGTGGCAAAGCTCCGGTGAACTGGTGTCCCAAGTGCCAGACGGTGCTCGCCAACGAGCAGGTGCTGGCTAGCGGTTTCTGCGAGCGATGTAATACCGCGGTTACCCGTCGCGACCTTGAGCAGTGGTTCTTCCGCATCACCAAATACGCCGATGAACTGATGAATTTCGACGGCATCGACTGGCCGGAACGTATTCAAATCATGCAGCGCAACTGGATAGGCAGAAGCGAGGGAACGGAAATATCCTTTGCCCTTGACCACCCGGGCGTACCGGAAAAAGAGATCCGGGTCTTCACCACCCGTCCGGACACCACTTTCGGCGTCACCTTCATGGTGTTCGCGCCCGAGCACCCGCTGGTTTCCGTGCTGACCACGCCGGATAAAAAAGCTGAGGTTGACGCATATATTGCCAAATCAAGACAGCTGAGCGAAATAGAGAGATTATCCACCGAGAAAGAAAAGGACGGCGTCTTTATCGGGTCATACTGCACCAACCGTCTGAACGGAGAGAAAGTTCCCATCTGGATTGCCGACTACGTGCTTTTGAGCTACGGCACGGGAGCGGTGATGGGCGTACCGGCCCATGACGAGCGTGATTTCCTCTTCGCCAGGAAGTACGATATCCCAATACCCGTGGTTATCGCGCCGCCGGGTTGGCAGGGTGAAGAGCTGGAAGAGGCCTACATCGAAGAAGGAACACTGGTGAACTCCGGCCAGTTCGACGGTATCCCCAGCAAGCAGGGCATCGAGGCTGTTTCCGATTTCCTCGAGGAGAAAGGCTGGGGCAAACGGACTGTCAGCTACCGGCTGCGGGACTGGCTTATTTCGCGCCAGCGTTACTGGGGTGCCCCCATCCCAATGGTCTACTGCGATAAATGCGGCATTGTCCCCGTCCCCGAGGCAGACCTGCCCGTATTATTGCCCGAAGATGCCGAGTTCAGGCCGACCGGCGAATCACCACTGAAATACCACGAGCAGTTTGTCAATACCACCTGTCCGCGCTGTGGAGGGCCCGGCAAGCGCGAGACGGATACCATGGATACTTTTATGTGCTCTTCGTGGTATTTCCTGCGCTATACCAGCCCTGACACCAACGATGCCCCCTTTGACGATAATAAGCTTAAGTTCTGGATGCCGGTGGACCTCTATACCGGCGGAGCGGAACACGCCGTGATGCACCTGCTCTACTCCCGTTTCTTTATAAAGGCACTGCGCGACATTGGAATAGTCGACTTCGATGAGCCTTTTACCCGCCTCTTCAACCAGGGGATTATCATCGCCGAGAAGCAGAAGATGAGCAAGTCGCTCGGCAACGTGATTACCCCGGACGATTATGTAGCCGAGCTGGGCGCAGACGCAGTACGGGCTTACCTCATGTTCCTGGCACCATGGGAGCAGGGTGGCGAGTGGAATGACAGCAGCATCAGCGGCATCAGCCGCTGGCTGAACCGGATATGGCAGCTGGCGCTCGGTGGCTATCAGGTCAGCGAAAAGGCGACGCCTGACAGCACAGAGAAAGCGGAGAGAGAATTATCCCGTTTTACCCATCAGACCATCAGGCGGGTAACTCGGGACATAGAAAAATTCCGCTTCAATATCATGCTATCGGCGTTGATGGAGTTCACCAATTGCCTCACCGGAATAAAGGAGGCCGGCTCCGTCAGCACTCCGGTGTGGGAAGAGTCAATTGATACCCTGCTCCGGCTCCTAGCGCCTACCGCCCCCCACCTCACCGAAGAACTCTGGGAGAGGACAGGTCGTCAGTATAGCATCCACAACCAGCTCTGGCCGCAGTGGAATGAGGAACTGGCCAAGGATGAGGAAATCACACTGGTGGTCCAGGTGAACGGCAAGCTCCGCGACCGCATCGCCGTGCCGGCGTCTACCACCGAGGTTGAAGCTAGACAAATTGCTGCGGAATCAATGCGGGTACAGCCACACCTGAAGGGGAAAGAAGTCGTCAAGGAAATATATGTCCACGGACTGTACAATTTCGTGGTGAAGTAA
- a CDS encoding pyrroline-5-carboxylate reductase, whose protein sequence is MKIAFIGGGAMGEAILAAALNRGLSTPQAVWVSDIKEERRQYLKQTYGISVTDNNAEAAGHGDIIILAIKPQNLPELIPELSGQIRAGQLVLSIIAGARVETLCKGFDHRQVIRVMPNTPAQIGEGISVWTATPEVTEIQKEQARAILSTMGKEIFVADEGYLDMATAVSGSGPAYFFLFVECLVEAAARVGFSEDTAQELVLQTMLGSGHLLQKSGKSPAELRRMVTSPGGTTAAALQQFENGHFRELVQQAVEAAYRRARELGK, encoded by the coding sequence GTGAAGATAGCTTTCATCGGCGGCGGGGCGATGGGGGAAGCAATACTGGCCGCCGCTCTGAACCGTGGCCTGAGCACTCCGCAGGCCGTCTGGGTCAGCGACATTAAGGAGGAACGCCGCCAGTACCTGAAGCAGACCTACGGAATTTCCGTGACTGATAACAATGCTGAGGCGGCTGGTCATGGCGACATCATTATTCTTGCCATCAAACCGCAGAACCTGCCCGAACTAATACCCGAGCTAAGCGGCCAGATTAGAGCAGGCCAGCTTGTCCTTTCTATCATCGCTGGAGCTAGAGTTGAGACATTATGTAAAGGTTTTGACCATCGCCAAGTCATTCGCGTAATGCCTAATACGCCGGCCCAGATTGGCGAAGGAATCAGCGTCTGGACCGCCACTCCTGAGGTGACAGAAATTCAGAAAGAACAGGCGAGAGCCATCCTGAGCACCATGGGCAAGGAGATCTTTGTCGCTGATGAGGGATATCTCGATATGGCCACAGCGGTGAGCGGTAGCGGCCCGGCCTACTTTTTCCTCTTTGTTGAGTGCCTGGTTGAAGCTGCGGCCAGGGTCGGGTTTTCCGAGGATACGGCACAGGAACTGGTGCTTCAGACCATGCTCGGTTCCGGCCATCTGCTCCAGAAATCCGGGAAATCCCCTGCCGAATTGCGCCGTATGGTCACTTCACCCGGTGGTACCACCGCCGCCGCCCTGCAGCAGTTTGAAAACGGGCACTTTCGCGAACTGGTTCAGCAGGCAGTCGAGGCTGCCTATCGCAGAGCCAGAGAACTCGGCAAATAA
- a CDS encoding efflux RND transporter periplasmic adaptor subunit: MKKVRIIAAFLLLLILIAVTACNPLGEGEEEAEQYVEVEKGDLFVTVSGSGNIETSEDANLSFGSGGRIARIYVEEGDRVTKGKILAELDTDSLELARDQAQYALTQAEVALIQAELSQKIAEYNLDNVLDQQDGLELALFNAQINVRSAEHHVDETQDIYTWPDIETAQKDVDNAKAFLEYALDQGLPTPTVEYAQRRLDIAEAVLDVKRSTYDTEEVAIAKLQLEAAELAEAQAQKNLDGMNEDIAIKELQIEAARAAVEQNKQAVALARQSLEQTKKDLKEGIITAPFDGMVASITAEEGDTIPSPSVAPRQVISLINPTSMELVVEVDEIDIPDVEVGQEVIITLDALSDEEYSGVVTTIYPVPLEIGGVIVYEVKIELDVPEDSGVRIGMSANADIVLASRTDVLLVPARAISEDSEGNPVVSVVIEDDELEERPVIVGISDGFDTEIISGLKVGETILARSKRP; this comes from the coding sequence ATGAAAAAAGTACGAATCATCGCCGCTTTTCTACTCCTGCTCATCTTAATAGCGGTTACTGCCTGCAATCCCCTGGGGGAGGGCGAGGAAGAGGCAGAACAGTATGTTGAAGTGGAAAAGGGAGACCTGTTCGTTACGGTCAGCGGTAGCGGCAACATAGAGACATCAGAGGATGCCAATCTGAGCTTTGGCAGCGGTGGTCGCATCGCCAGGATATATGTTGAGGAAGGTGACCGGGTTACCAAAGGTAAAATTCTGGCGGAACTCGATACTGACTCTCTGGAACTGGCCAGGGACCAGGCCCAGTATGCGCTTACCCAGGCCGAGGTAGCGCTCATCCAGGCAGAGCTGAGCCAGAAAATCGCGGAATACAATCTGGATAATGTTCTGGACCAGCAAGATGGGCTGGAGCTGGCTTTGTTCAATGCCCAGATAAACGTGAGGTCGGCTGAGCACCATGTTGATGAAACCCAGGATATATACACCTGGCCGGACATTGAGACAGCGCAGAAAGACGTGGACAACGCCAAGGCATTCCTAGAGTATGCGCTTGACCAAGGCCTGCCCACGCCAACGGTGGAATATGCACAAAGAAGATTAGACATAGCAGAGGCAGTGCTGGACGTTAAAAGAAGCACCTATGATACCGAAGAAGTAGCCATCGCCAAGCTGCAGCTGGAGGCGGCCGAACTGGCCGAAGCCCAGGCCCAGAAAAACCTCGATGGGATGAATGAGGACATCGCCATAAAGGAACTGCAGATTGAGGCAGCCAGAGCAGCCGTTGAGCAAAACAAACAGGCGGTGGCACTGGCCCGGCAATCTCTGGAACAGACGAAGAAAGACCTGAAAGAAGGAATCATCACTGCCCCATTCGATGGCATGGTGGCCAGTATCACCGCGGAAGAAGGCGATACGATACCGTCACCATCGGTGGCGCCCAGACAGGTTATAAGCCTGATTAACCCCACCAGTATGGAGCTGGTGGTGGAAGTGGATGAAATCGATATCCCTGACGTGGAGGTAGGGCAGGAGGTGATTATAACCCTTGACGCACTGTCCGACGAGGAGTACAGCGGCGTGGTCACCACCATCTATCCGGTACCGCTCGAGATCGGCGGCGTTATCGTCTACGAAGTTAAAATTGAGCTTGATGTACCGGAGGACTCGGGAGTGAGGATCGGCATGAGTGCTAATGCCGATATCGTTCTGGCCAGCCGTACCGATGTCTTGCTGGTGCCGGCTCGCGCCATCAGCGAAGATAGCGAGGGTAATCCCGTAGTCAGCGTGGTCATTGAGGACGATGAACTTGAAGAAAGGCCGGTAATAGTCGGCATCAGCGACGGCTTCGATACGGAAATCATCAGCGGCCTCAAGGTCGGAGAAACGATACTGGCCAGGAGTAAACGCCCGTAA
- a CDS encoding MFS transporter, which translates to MQIPWRLTDKVFYGWVVVAVFLVIGITLYGIHFSFGVFFKSIEAEFNLTRTATSTILSANLLLAGFFSFFFGWALDRYEPRRVVLLMAVFTGLSLVLTSQTNALWQLFITYSLLLAMGTGPLFVVPMSAVSRWFDKKRGLALGLSSMGIGLGTMVMAPFATYLITNYNWHTAYLVIGLISWVIAIPLTRLLKRDPREIGALPDGAKIGDAGPPPETETSPPAQHPFLSIVQNRNFWVFASIWFLFAAGLFLIVTHLVPHVTDIGFSSIEAATVLSLLGFASIPGRLLMGIASDRIGRKITFMVSTLLQAVAIAWLIWAQGLWSLYIFALVYGFFYSGFGCSGAALISDTFGVKNIGAVLGLLEIGFGIGAATGPAVGGYIFDVSGNYTAAFIIAAVAMLVATLLVTMVRREAPGRKGI; encoded by the coding sequence GTGCAGATTCCTTGGCGATTAACCGACAAGGTTTTCTATGGCTGGGTGGTGGTGGCCGTTTTTCTGGTGATTGGCATCACGCTCTACGGCATACATTTCTCTTTCGGCGTGTTTTTCAAGTCGATTGAGGCTGAATTCAACCTTACCCGGACGGCAACCTCAACCATACTTTCGGCCAACTTATTGCTGGCTGGTTTCTTCTCTTTCTTTTTCGGCTGGGCTCTGGACCGTTATGAACCGCGACGTGTTGTCCTGCTCATGGCGGTCTTTACCGGCCTGAGTCTGGTGCTGACCAGCCAGACCAATGCCCTCTGGCAGCTATTTATCACCTACAGCCTGTTGCTGGCCATGGGCACCGGGCCTCTCTTCGTTGTGCCGATGTCGGCCGTCTCTCGATGGTTTGATAAAAAGAGGGGGCTGGCGCTGGGTCTCTCCAGCATGGGAATAGGGCTGGGGACAATGGTCATGGCACCGTTTGCCACCTATCTCATCACCAATTACAACTGGCATACCGCCTATCTGGTGATAGGGCTGATTTCCTGGGTAATAGCGATACCACTAACACGGTTATTGAAGAGAGACCCGCGTGAGATCGGCGCTCTGCCCGACGGGGCTAAAATAGGCGATGCAGGGCCACCGCCTGAAACAGAGACTTCGCCGCCGGCTCAGCACCCTTTCCTGTCCATCGTTCAGAATCGTAATTTCTGGGTTTTCGCGTCTATTTGGTTTCTATTTGCTGCCGGTCTATTTCTTATAGTTACCCACCTTGTTCCCCACGTCACTGACATCGGCTTTTCATCAATAGAGGCGGCCACCGTGCTCAGCCTCCTCGGCTTCGCTTCCATCCCGGGCCGATTATTAATGGGCATCGCTTCCGATAGGATAGGGAGGAAAATAACGTTCATGGTCAGCACACTGCTTCAGGCGGTGGCGATAGCCTGGCTGATATGGGCACAAGGGCTGTGGAGCCTGTATATATTTGCGCTCGTTTACGGCTTCTTTTACAGCGGTTTTGGTTGCAGCGGGGCCGCGCTAATCAGCGACACTTTCGGCGTGAAGAATATCGGGGCCGTGCTGGGATTGCTGGAAATCGGCTTTGGCATCGGGGCGGCGACCGGTCCCGCAGTCGGGGGATACATCTTCGATGTCAGCGGCAATTACACGGCCGCCTTTATTATCGCAGCCGTGGCTATGCTGGTGGCCACCTTGCTGGTTACCATGGTGAGGCGGGAAGCACCGGGGCGAAAAGGTATATGA